A single region of the Xenopus laevis strain J_2021 chromosome 4L, Xenopus_laevis_v10.1, whole genome shotgun sequence genome encodes:
- the fam183b.L gene encoding protein FAM183A: MATPKEKEQRDEVSLNAIHRETIKKENRCQKLVTEFGINPYRKVHAIARKPMSWDDNENETADDHFLKIIHHGALEPTKKYTEPQTTSQEIGWITTPLITSDRTDRRLHFFREKTEITKYMETAWRLKEQSENIQ; the protein is encoded by the exons ATGGCAACCCCGAAGGAAAAGGAGCAACGCGATGAAGTGTCCTTAAATGCGATACATCGGGAGACGATAAAGAAGGAGAATCGCTGCCAGAAACTGGTCACTGAGTTTGGAATCAATCCCTATCGGAAGG TTCACGCTATCGCCAGAAAGCCCATGTCATGGGACGATAATGAGAATGAAACTGCAGATG ATCATTTTCTGAAAATCATTCATCATGGTGCTCTGGAACCAACTAAAAAGTACACAGAGCCACAAACCACAAGTCAGGAAATTGGGTGGATCACAACACCACTG ATAACCAGTGATCGGACAGATAGACGCTTGCATTTCTTTCGGGAGAAAACAGAAATCACAAAGTACATGGAGACAGCATGGCGTCTTAAAGAACAGAGCGAAAATATTCAGTAG
- the ebna1bp2.L gene encoding probable rRNA-processing protein EBP2 isoform X1, with product MLHHEDESSPESDSDFDASELTDKELQEAFSQGKLKPGLNVVLEGKKKPFNDASGLKQSLKDLKNELPWVERLDVTVDPVADTTGQNGQTDPNTSDINAEDDFQREMCFYRQAQAAVLYSLPRLRKLKVATKRPDDYFAEMAKTDQHMQKIRHKLQLKQASMEKSEKAKQLRALRKYGKKVQVEVLQKRQKEKSAMMTQIKKYQKGLSDKLDFLEGDQTLKKTQNKTGGSAAAQKAKNTPSAKRRYKDQKFGFGGKKKGSKRNTKESYNDVSGFRGSVAHGKGPHRPGKKGGKNANKRPGKNVRQKMKSKRR from the exons ATGTTACACCATGAAGATGAGAGTTCACCAGAATCAGATTCTGACTTTGATGCATCAGAGTTGACAGATAAAGAG TTGCAGGAAGCATTTTCTCAGGGGAAACTTAAGCCCGGATTAAATGTGGTCTTAGAAGGAAAGAAGAAACCCTTCAATGATGCG TCTGGCCTTAAGCAGAGTCTGAAGGATCTCAAGAATGAGTTGCCCTGGGTGGAGCGTTTGGATGTTACTGTTGATCCTGTAGCTGATACAACTGGACAGAATGGGCAGACAGATCCAAATACATCAGACATTAATGCAGAGGATGATTTTCAGCGAGAGATGTGCTT TTACCGTCAAGCCCAGGctgctgtattgtattctctGCCTCGTCTTCGTAAGTTAAAGGTGGCAACCAAGCGACCAGATGATTACTTTGCAGAGATGGCAAAGACTGACCAACACATGCAGAAG ATTCGCCATAAACTCCAGTTAAAACAAGCTTCAATGGAGAAATCGGAGAAGGCAAAACAATTGAGGGCTTTGAGGAAATATGGTAAAAAG GTGCAAGTTGAAGTATTGCAGAAGAGACAGAAAGAGAAATCAGCCATGatgacacaaattaaaaaataccaaaaag GTCTTTCAGATAAATTGGATTTTCTGGAAGGAGACCAGACTCTGAAAAAGACTCAGAACAAGACTGGTGGATCTGCTGCCGCCCAGAAGGCTAAAAAtac GCCAAGTGCAAAGCGCCGTTACAAAGATCAGAAGTTTGGCTTTGGAGGAAAAAAGAAAGGCTCAAAGAGAAACACAAAAGAAAGTTACAATGATGTATCTGGTTTCCGTGGTAGCGTGGCCCATGGAAAGGGACCACACCGACCTGGGAAGAAGGGTGGCAAAAATGCTAAT aaAAGACCAGGTAAAAATGTAAGACAGAAAATGAAGAGCAAACGCAGATAA
- the ebna1bp2.L gene encoding probable rRNA-processing protein EBP2 (The RefSeq protein has 6 substitutions compared to this genomic sequence) encodes MLHHEDESSPESDSDFDASELTDKELQEAFSQGKLKPGLNVVLEGKKKPFNDASGLKQSLKDLKNELPWVERLDVTVDPVVDTTGQNGQTDPNTSDINAEDDFQREMCFYRQAQAAVLYSLPRLRKLKVATKRPDDYFAEMAKTDQHMQKIRHKLQLKQASMEKSEKAKQLRALRKYGKKVQVEVLQKRQKEKSAMVTQIKKYQKGLSDKLDFLEGDQTPKKTPNKTGGSAAAQKAKNTPSAKRRYKDQKFGFGGKKKGSKGNTKGSYNDVSGFRGSVAHGKGPHRPGKKGGKNANKRPGKNVRQKMKSKRR; translated from the exons ATGTTACACCATGAAGATGAGAGTTCACCAGAATCAGATTCTGACTTTGATGCATCAGAGTTGACAGATAAAGAG TTGCAGGAAGCATTTTCTCAGGGGAAACTTAAGCCCGGATTAAATGTGGTCTTAGAAGGAAAGAAGAAACCCTTCAATGATGCG TCTGGCCTTAAGCAGAGTCTGAAGGATCTCAAGAATGAGTTGCCCTGGGTGGAGCGTTTGGATGTTACTGTTGATCCTGTAGCTGATACAACTGGACAGAATGGGCAGACAGATCCAAATACATCAGACATTAATGCAGAGGATGATTTTCAGCGAGAGATGTGCTT TTACCGTCAAGCCCAGGctgctgtattgtattctctGCCTCGTCTTCGTAAGTTAAAGGTGGCAACCAAGCGACCAGATGATTACTTTGCAGAGATGGCAAAGACTGACCAACACATGCAGAAG ATTCGCCATAAACTCCAGTTAAAACAAGCTTCAATGGAGAAATCGGAGAAGGCAAAACAATTGAGGGCTTTGAGGAAATATGGTAAAAAG GTGCAAGTTGAAGTATTGCAGAAGAGACAGAAAGAGAAATCAGCCATGatgacacaaattaaaaaataccaaaaag GTCTTTCAGATAAATTGGATTTTCTGGAAGGAGACCAGACTCTGAAAAAGACTCAGAACAAGACTGGTGGATCTGCTGCCGCCCAGAAGGCTAAAAAtac GCCAAGTGCAAAGCGCCGTTACAAAGATCAGAAGTTTGGCTTTGGAGGAAAAAAGAAAGGCTCAAAGAGAAACACAAAAGAAAGTTACAATGATGTATCTGGTTTCCGTGGTAGCGTGGCCCATGGAAAGGGACCACACCGACCTGGGAAGAAGGGTGGCAAAAATGCTAAT aaAAGACCAGGTAAAAATGTAAGACAGAAAATGAAGAGCAAACGCAGATAA